A stretch of Rhizobium sp. TH2 DNA encodes these proteins:
- a CDS encoding helix-turn-helix transcriptional regulator, whose translation MSVDPFAAISDPNRRFLLEELRRSPKTVNELAAMLPVSRPAVSQHLKALLDNHLVTVENQGTRRLYAINPQGFQKIGFWLDQFWV comes from the coding sequence ATGAGTGTTGACCCTTTTGCCGCGATCTCAGATCCCAACCGCCGGTTCCTGCTCGAGGAACTCCGGCGGTCGCCGAAGACCGTCAACGAACTTGCCGCCATGTTGCCCGTCTCGCGGCCTGCGGTTTCGCAACACCTCAAGGCGCTTCTCGACAATCATCTGGTTACGGTGGAGAATCAGGGGACGCGGCGTCTATACGCGATCAATCCGCAGGGCTTTCAGAAAATCGGCTTCTGGCTCGATCAGTTCTGGGTCTGA
- a CDS encoding thiamine phosphate synthase: protein MSTIEARCRLVLIAPEIAEPDEAARIMADALKGGDVASVIIPQYGLDDTAFQKLAEKLVPVVQQAGAAALISGDSRTAGRAKADGLHIAGGVEKLGEAIEKFTPKLIVGGGNAQERHRALEIGELGPDYIFFGKLDGDIKPEAHPKNLALGEWWASLIEIPCIVMGGTDPASVLDIAETGAEFAALRLAVFAEPGRAAAIVQEANAILDQKAPRLGV from the coding sequence ATGTCAACAATTGAAGCCCGCTGCCGCCTGGTTCTGATCGCGCCCGAGATCGCGGAGCCGGATGAAGCGGCGCGCATCATGGCCGATGCTCTGAAGGGCGGCGACGTCGCCTCGGTCATCATCCCGCAATACGGGCTGGACGACACGGCCTTCCAGAAGCTCGCCGAAAAGCTGGTGCCGGTGGTGCAGCAGGCGGGTGCGGCGGCATTGATATCAGGCGACAGCCGGACCGCTGGCCGTGCCAAGGCGGATGGATTGCACATAGCGGGCGGCGTCGAGAAGCTCGGCGAGGCGATCGAGAAATTCACACCGAAACTCATCGTCGGCGGCGGCAACGCCCAGGAGCGCCATCGCGCCCTGGAGATCGGCGAGCTGGGCCCGGATTACATCTTCTTCGGCAAGCTCGACGGCGACATCAAGCCGGAGGCGCATCCGAAAAACCTGGCGCTCGGCGAATGGTGGGCGTCGCTGATCGAGATTCCCTGCATCGTCATGGGCGGCACGGACCCGGCTTCGGTGCTTGATATCGCCGAAACGGGCGCGGAATTCGCAGCCCTTCGCCTGGCGGTATTTGCCGAGCCCGGCCGCGCCGCCGCGATCGTTCAGGAAGCAAACGCGATTCTTGACCAAAAAGCGCCACGCTTGGGGGTATAA
- a CDS encoding sulfite exporter TauE/SafE family protein, which produces MDSTFYIVAVIAVLLVGFGKGGMGDALGLMGVPILTFVMPAVQAAAILLPILVVMDIIALWSWRAHWNKQTLLILLPGALIGLAIGWMTFAIVPDYVMRLLIGVVALSFTGRFFYNRYLAGNAVQPPRENTPVRATIWSTLSGYGSFIAHAGGAPFQVYALPLRLSPKDYTGTAVRFFAIINALKLGPYYMIGALSVGNLKMSAMLIPVALVATTAGAFCVKRMRPDVFYPLMYFMCALAGLKLAWDGISELAGLLG; this is translated from the coding sequence ATGGATTCGACCTTCTATATCGTCGCCGTCATTGCCGTGCTCCTTGTCGGCTTCGGCAAGGGTGGCATGGGCGATGCGCTCGGCCTTATGGGCGTGCCGATCCTGACCTTCGTGATGCCGGCCGTGCAGGCAGCGGCGATCCTGCTGCCGATCCTTGTCGTGATGGATATCATCGCGCTCTGGAGCTGGCGCGCGCACTGGAACAAACAAACGCTGCTCATCCTGTTGCCCGGCGCGCTGATCGGGCTCGCGATCGGCTGGATGACATTTGCCATCGTGCCCGACTATGTCATGCGTCTGCTGATCGGCGTGGTGGCGCTCAGCTTCACCGGCCGCTTCTTCTATAACCGCTACCTTGCGGGAAATGCCGTCCAGCCGCCGCGTGAGAATACCCCTGTCCGGGCGACGATCTGGAGCACGCTTTCGGGCTATGGCAGCTTCATTGCGCATGCCGGCGGCGCGCCGTTCCAGGTCTATGCGCTGCCGCTCAGGCTTTCGCCGAAGGATTATACCGGCACCGCCGTGCGTTTCTTCGCGATCATCAATGCCCTGAAACTCGGGCCTTACTACATGATCGGCGCCCTGAGCGTCGGCAATCTCAAGATGTCGGCCATGCTTATTCCGGTCGCGCTCGTCGCCACCACGGCAGGCGCCTTTTGCGTCAAGCGCATGAGGCCCGATGTCTTCTATCCCCTGATGTATTTCATGTGCGCGCTTGCCGGCCTCAAACTCGCCTGGGACGGGATATCCGAACTCGCAGGCCTGCTTGGCTGA